A single genomic interval of Spirosoma taeanense harbors:
- a CDS encoding TIGR03885 family FMN-dependent LLM class oxidoreductase, with product MIKIGYHASHEQIKPSTLLDYAKLAQDAGFTSGSSSDHFHPWSNRQGESGFAWSWLGAALQATSLDFGVVNAPGQRYNPAIIAQAAATLADMFPERFWLALGTGQALNEHITGEKWPSKADRNARLKECVDIIRALWNGETVSHKGLVTVEEAQLYTRPVVKPLLFGAVVTSKTAEWVGSWADGLLTISQPKDKLREVIDAFRRGGGEGKPMHLKVQLSYAPTLEAARQGAYDQWRSNVFPNNMLTELRMPDQFDAAGEMVNLQEVDRMVRISSDLGQHLDWLQQDVDLGFERLLLHNVNLEQQRFIEDFGQHVLPTLLATDQPINRTVISSPFSA from the coding sequence ATGATTAAAATAGGCTATCACGCATCCCACGAGCAGATTAAACCCAGCACGTTGCTCGATTACGCAAAACTGGCTCAGGATGCAGGCTTTACGTCTGGCTCTTCGTCCGATCATTTTCATCCCTGGAGCAACCGCCAGGGCGAAAGCGGCTTTGCCTGGTCATGGCTGGGAGCCGCCCTACAGGCTACCTCGCTTGACTTTGGCGTAGTGAACGCCCCCGGTCAGCGCTATAATCCGGCTATTATTGCGCAGGCTGCCGCAACGCTGGCCGATATGTTTCCCGAACGGTTCTGGCTGGCACTCGGAACGGGGCAGGCACTGAATGAACACATCACCGGCGAAAAATGGCCCTCAAAGGCAGACCGAAACGCGCGCCTGAAAGAATGCGTCGATATTATCCGGGCGTTGTGGAATGGCGAGACCGTGTCGCATAAGGGGTTGGTTACCGTAGAAGAGGCTCAGCTTTATACCCGTCCGGTGGTGAAGCCACTGCTGTTCGGCGCGGTCGTCACGAGCAAAACAGCCGAATGGGTCGGTAGCTGGGCCGATGGGTTACTGACTATCTCACAGCCGAAAGACAAGCTGCGCGAAGTCATCGACGCGTTCCGGCGGGGTGGCGGAGAAGGCAAACCTATGCATCTGAAAGTCCAGCTTTCTTACGCGCCCACCCTTGAAGCCGCCCGGCAAGGCGCTTATGACCAATGGCGGTCGAACGTTTTTCCGAATAATATGCTGACGGAGTTACGGATGCCCGATCAGTTTGATGCGGCTGGTGAAATGGTCAACTTACAGGAGGTTGACCGAATGGTACGGATCTCATCCGACCTTGGCCAGCATCTTGACTGGCTCCAGCAGGACGTTGACCTGGGCTTCGAGCGGCTTCTTCTGCATAATGTCAACCTGGAACAGCAGCGGTTCATCGAAGATTTCGGCCAGCATGTGCTGCCAACTCTGCTGGCAACTGACCAGCCAATAAACCGTACAGTAATCAGTAGTCCGTTTTCGGCATAG